A genomic window from Anthocerotibacter panamensis C109 includes:
- the hemC gene encoding hydroxymethylbilane synthase: MLTEIKLPTLRQFRLGSRDSQLAMVQSEWVKAQLEQTYPGLTFAIDAIKTQGDKILEVPLAKIGDKGLFTKELETAMLEGRSDFAVHSLKDLPTRLPEGLVLTAITTRENPADALVLHHRHQGLTLDQLPGGAVIGTSSLRRLAQLRYVYPHLVFKDVRGNLNTRLHKLDEGQYDALILAVAGLERLGWGHRVSQVIPAEVSLHAVGQGALGIECREDDTELIALLQALNHRPTALTCRAERAFLRALEGGCQVPIGVSSHLSEDGQILLEGMVAKLDGTLLIRDQHMGLEEDPEAVGRALAEKLKAQGAEEILQEIFLSQRS; the protein is encoded by the coding sequence ATGCTAACTGAAATTAAACTCCCGACGCTCCGCCAGTTCCGCCTCGGGAGTCGGGATTCACAACTGGCAATGGTCCAAAGTGAATGGGTTAAGGCTCAATTAGAGCAGACCTATCCCGGCCTCACCTTCGCCATTGACGCAATAAAGACCCAAGGGGACAAGATCCTGGAAGTTCCTCTGGCTAAGATCGGAGATAAGGGTTTATTCACCAAAGAGCTGGAAACGGCCATGCTGGAGGGGCGCTCAGATTTTGCGGTCCACTCGCTCAAAGACTTGCCGACACGCCTGCCCGAAGGATTGGTCCTCACCGCTATCACTACCCGTGAGAACCCCGCCGATGCGCTGGTCCTTCACCACCGCCATCAGGGGCTGACGCTGGACCAATTGCCAGGAGGTGCGGTGATTGGGACTTCCTCTTTGCGCCGCCTCGCTCAACTGCGCTATGTCTATCCCCATCTGGTCTTTAAGGATGTGCGCGGCAACCTCAACACCCGCCTGCACAAGCTGGATGAAGGCCAATACGACGCTTTGATCCTAGCGGTGGCAGGTCTGGAGCGTCTGGGCTGGGGGCACCGGGTCTCTCAGGTCATCCCAGCGGAAGTTTCGTTACATGCAGTCGGGCAGGGGGCTCTAGGCATTGAATGCCGGGAGGACGACACCGAATTGATTGCGCTCCTGCAAGCGCTCAACCACCGTCCGACTGCGCTTACCTGTCGTGCTGAACGGGCTTTTCTGCGGGCTTTGGAGGGCGGCTGTCAAGTTCCGATAGGGGTTAGTTCACACCTGAGCGAGGATGGGCAGATTCTCCTGGAGGGGATGGTAGCAAAACTAGACGGCACTTTGTTAATCCGTGACCAGCACATGGGTCTGGAGGAAGACCCGGAGGCTGTTGGTCGCGCCTTAGCCGAGAAACTCAAAGCGCAAGGAGCGGAAGAGATCTTGCAGGAGATCTTCCTCAGTCAGCGCTCGTGA
- a CDS encoding chorismate lyase, with protein sequence MLQNVTNTAWHHLTPSWQATPDILKRGLPLEQMAAPWQMLLLGDGSVTRHLQLMTGEEVSVAVTAMDRVSEEDGAPIEVNVIPAPRLRRQVWLMSASGQCLAYAASWWSFHEVDTYLKDRSQPIWNNLASRRTEHFRDLKGLFCGEDPNLSAAFGATGVLWGRYYLIWNQGQPRTLIYEVFSPLLSKSLGPVAKVKI encoded by the coding sequence ATGTTGCAAAATGTAACGAATACCGCTTGGCACCACCTGACGCCCTCGTGGCAGGCGACACCGGATATTCTCAAGCGTGGATTACCCCTGGAGCAAATGGCGGCACCTTGGCAAATGCTCCTCTTGGGGGACGGTTCGGTGACGAGGCATCTGCAATTGATGACTGGGGAGGAAGTCTCGGTAGCGGTGACCGCCATGGACCGCGTCAGTGAGGAGGATGGAGCCCCCATAGAGGTCAATGTCATCCCAGCCCCCCGCCTTCGTCGCCAAGTCTGGCTTATGTCCGCCTCTGGTCAATGCCTCGCCTATGCCGCTTCCTGGTGGAGTTTCCATGAAGTTGACACCTACCTTAAAGACCGTTCCCAGCCAATCTGGAATAACTTAGCATCCCGCCGAACCGAACATTTCCGTGACCTCAAGGGCCTGTTTTGTGGGGAGGATCCCAACTTGAGTGCGGCTTTTGGCGCTACCGGCGTCCTGTGGGGACGCTATTACCTGATCTGGAATCAGGGTCAGCCCCGCACGCTGATCTATGAAGTTTTTTCACCACTCCTGAGTAAGTCTCTAGGGCCAGTTGCAAAGGTTAAGATCTAA
- a CDS encoding Tic20 family protein, whose protein sequence is MWRGANGPADRIFSGLAYLVPLASTLGYGQGLINQVPPLQPVRDVIAPFALLLGGNPLLSIVIFILLLTLVINNPRVSHFIRYNVMQSLLLMVILWLLQLVFFQFFLQMLGVFDLYQMFLEVISNTIFLGMAGVCGFGIFQCVVGRYAEIPALSDVVYTQIR, encoded by the coding sequence ATGTGGCGTGGTGCAAACGGCCCAGCCGACCGAATTTTTTCTGGCTTAGCCTACCTGGTTCCCCTGGCGAGCACCCTGGGTTATGGGCAGGGTCTTATCAATCAGGTGCCACCCCTACAGCCTGTGCGCGATGTGATTGCACCTTTTGCCCTACTCCTAGGTGGCAATCCGCTCCTTAGCATTGTAATTTTTATCTTATTGCTCACGCTGGTTATCAATAATCCCCGCGTCAGTCATTTTATTCGCTATAACGTCATGCAGTCGCTCCTACTCATGGTGATTCTCTGGTTGTTGCAGCTAGTATTTTTCCAGTTTTTCCTCCAAATGTTGGGGGTCTTTGACCTCTATCAAATGTTTCTGGAGGTGATTAGCAACACTATTTTTCTGGGCATGGCTGGGGTCTGCGGCTTTGGCATTTTCCAGTGTGTGGTGGGACGCTATGCAGAAATCCCAGCGCTCTCCGATGTTGTCTATACTCAGATTCGCTGA
- a CDS encoding RelA/SpoT family protein translates to MTSSVPTVADQSSYPTPAWLQACTLADGGGASSESLICRAFTYAKDLHRNQFRASGEPYIIHPIQVATLLCDLAADPAMIAAGFLHDLLEDTAVTADELEALFGAEVRQLVEGVTKLSKFSFSSKKEQQAENFRRMFLAMAQDIRVIVVKLADRLHNMRTLEHLSTERQQRIAQETMDIFAPLANRLGIWQLKWELEDLSFKYLMPQEYQEMGRLIAQKRTEREAYIREMTSILKEEFQRLGIPAEVTGRPKHLWGIYQKMKRQGKEYSEIFDVSAVRVIVGDHNINDCYRALAVVHNRFRLIPGRFKDYVGLPKPNGYQSIHTAVWGPKGTPVEVQIRTQEMHKVAELGVAAHWKYKEAGSVALSEKDQKFTWLRSLMDWQGDLKDSQEYLQFLKEDLFESEVYVFTPRGDVIELPRGATSVDFAYRIHSEVGNRCTGARVNERLVPLETVLKNGDIVEIITAKNARPNLDWLNFVTTSAAKNRIRLWYKKSRREENVLQGRQILERELGRANLDNILRSETMLKIAGRLNYITVEDMLAGLGYGEITAPAILNKLRERAKEQELKLPPLPSFSESSHNHTDPILGIEGLPYHLGKCCTPLPGDPIIGVVTRAENRGITIHRQDCDNVLKVHPDQLIPVKWNPNSKLRPTTYPVEIEVEVIDRVGIFKDVLDRLASDRVNVRNASVKTFADQTAVITLLIDIATKEQFDHVTQQVAKISDVVGLRRQKPRSAAKS, encoded by the coding sequence ATGACCTCCTCCGTACCCACCGTTGCGGACCAGAGCAGTTACCCGACTCCTGCATGGTTGCAGGCTTGTACGCTGGCGGATGGCGGGGGAGCGTCTTCAGAATCGCTGATCTGCCGTGCCTTTACCTACGCGAAGGACCTCCACCGCAACCAGTTTCGGGCTTCGGGCGAGCCTTACATTATCCACCCAATTCAAGTAGCCACACTCCTGTGCGATTTGGCGGCAGACCCGGCGATGATTGCTGCCGGTTTCCTCCATGACCTGCTTGAAGACACCGCCGTGACGGCGGACGAATTGGAAGCGCTCTTTGGCGCGGAAGTCCGGCAACTCGTCGAGGGGGTAACCAAACTCTCCAAGTTCAGCTTTTCTAGTAAAAAAGAGCAACAGGCTGAGAATTTCCGCCGGATGTTCCTGGCAATGGCTCAGGATATCCGGGTAATCGTGGTGAAACTAGCGGACCGGCTGCACAACATGCGTACGCTGGAGCATCTCTCCACAGAGCGTCAGCAGCGCATTGCTCAGGAGACTATGGATATCTTTGCTCCTCTGGCTAACCGCCTGGGGATTTGGCAGCTCAAATGGGAGCTAGAGGACCTTTCTTTTAAGTATTTGATGCCCCAAGAATACCAGGAGATGGGTAGGCTTATCGCCCAAAAGCGCACCGAGCGCGAAGCCTATATCCGTGAAATGACCAGTATTCTCAAAGAGGAATTCCAACGCTTGGGCATCCCTGCCGAGGTCACCGGACGGCCCAAACACCTCTGGGGCATCTACCAAAAGATGAAGCGGCAGGGCAAAGAATATTCCGAGATTTTTGACGTATCTGCCGTCCGGGTCATTGTCGGGGACCATAACATCAACGACTGCTACCGCGCTCTAGCGGTCGTGCACAACCGCTTCCGCCTCATCCCAGGCCGCTTCAAAGACTATGTGGGTCTACCCAAGCCCAACGGTTACCAGTCGATTCACACGGCAGTTTGGGGACCGAAAGGCACGCCCGTCGAGGTACAGATCCGTACCCAGGAGATGCACAAGGTCGCAGAACTCGGAGTCGCAGCCCACTGGAAATATAAAGAGGCTGGTTCGGTAGCCCTCAGCGAGAAAGACCAGAAATTCACCTGGCTCAGGTCGCTTATGGATTGGCAGGGAGACCTCAAAGATAGCCAGGAATACCTGCAATTCCTCAAAGAAGACCTCTTCGAGTCTGAAGTCTACGTCTTCACGCCTCGGGGTGACGTGATTGAATTGCCCCGAGGGGCAACCTCGGTTGACTTTGCCTACCGGATCCACTCAGAGGTAGGCAATCGATGTACGGGAGCCAGGGTCAACGAACGCCTCGTGCCCCTGGAAACTGTGCTAAAAAACGGCGATATCGTCGAGATCATTACCGCTAAGAATGCGCGGCCCAACTTGGACTGGCTCAATTTTGTCACGACCAGCGCCGCTAAGAACCGCATTCGTCTTTGGTACAAGAAATCCCGCCGTGAGGAGAATGTCCTCCAGGGGCGTCAAATTTTGGAGCGCGAGTTAGGCCGCGCCAATCTCGACAACATTCTGCGCTCGGAGACCATGCTCAAAATCGCTGGCAGGCTCAACTACATCACGGTTGAGGACATGTTGGCGGGCTTGGGTTATGGCGAGATCACAGCCCCAGCGATCCTCAACAAATTGCGCGAGCGGGCCAAGGAGCAAGAACTTAAGCTCCCGCCCCTGCCCTCTTTCTCCGAGAGCAGCCACAACCACACCGACCCCATTTTAGGCATTGAGGGTCTGCCTTACCACCTAGGCAAGTGCTGCACCCCCCTGCCCGGAGACCCAATTATCGGTGTGGTCACCCGCGCCGAAAATCGGGGCATCACCATTCATCGCCAAGACTGTGACAATGTCCTCAAAGTCCACCCGGACCAACTAATTCCCGTCAAGTGGAACCCCAACAGCAAGCTGCGGCCTACCACCTATCCCGTAGAAATCGAAGTGGAAGTCATTGACCGGGTGGGAATCTTCAAAGATGTCTTGGACCGGTTGGCCTCCGACCGGGTCAACGTGCGTAATGCTTCAGTCAAAACCTTCGCCGACCAGACAGCGGTGATTACGCTGCTCATTGATATCGCTACTAAAGAACAATTTGACCACGTTACCCAACAGGTAGCCAAGATCTCCGATGTGGTAGGTCTACGCCGCCAGAAACCCCGGTCAGCAGCCAAATCCTGA
- a CDS encoding phycobiliprotein lyase, translating to MDVMDFFRTCEGRWYSQRVSHHLAFRRQEKGESEIAITCMSGDAPEVVALCELHKMDPAQALGGALVCWHGVVQGDDLNHDGRSLLVPVPDQPGAKTGALLRDLGYAEIVPVAGRYAVGADGSLALNTCYQDTESEERFWFGGENLRFRCSTLKRWGGLSMTTFCSEVRLQEGESLQNRPAGAILQERLGIPTGAELKVTSQSYSPWGG from the coding sequence ATGGACGTAATGGACTTTTTCCGCACCTGCGAGGGCCGGTGGTACTCACAGCGTGTCAGCCATCATCTGGCTTTTCGCCGTCAGGAGAAAGGTGAATCGGAGATCGCCATTACCTGTATGTCCGGTGATGCTCCTGAGGTTGTTGCCCTGTGTGAACTGCATAAAATGGACCCGGCTCAAGCTCTGGGGGGAGCGCTGGTCTGTTGGCACGGAGTTGTGCAAGGAGATGACCTCAACCATGATGGCCGTTCGCTCCTAGTCCCTGTCCCCGACCAGCCTGGAGCCAAAACGGGTGCCCTCCTGCGCGACTTGGGCTACGCCGAAATTGTTCCGGTGGCGGGGCGCTATGCCGTCGGTGCCGATGGTTCCCTTGCCCTCAACACCTGTTATCAGGACACCGAATCTGAAGAGCGCTTTTGGTTTGGGGGGGAGAACTTGCGCTTTCGCTGTAGCACGCTCAAGCGCTGGGGTGGCCTGAGTATGACCACGTTTTGTTCTGAAGTCCGCCTCCAGGAGGGCGAGAGCCTCCAGAACCGCCCCGCTGGTGCCATACTCCAGGAACGGCTAGGGATTCCCACAGGTGCTGAACTTAAGGTCACCAGCCAGAGCTATTCGCCTTGGGGTGGGTGA
- a CDS encoding four-helix bundle copper-binding protein, with translation MLLVRETYQSCFDVAVKCALECEHCANECPSEATMAECARLCRDCADICWQAAAFMSRGSRFIPHLVRSCIDICEACADTCEQHDIEHCQKCAQACRRTADDFRKIIRVAAL, from the coding sequence ATGCTCCTGGTCCGTGAAACCTATCAATCCTGCTTTGATGTAGCGGTGAAATGTGCGCTGGAATGTGAACACTGCGCCAACGAATGCCCGAGTGAAGCGACCATGGCGGAATGTGCTCGCCTGTGTCGCGATTGTGCCGATATTTGCTGGCAAGCGGCAGCCTTTATGAGTCGAGGCTCGCGCTTCATCCCCCATCTGGTCCGTAGTTGCATTGATATTTGTGAAGCCTGTGCCGATACCTGCGAGCAGCATGATATCGAACACTGTCAGAAGTGCGCACAAGCCTGTCGGCGGACCGCTGATGATTTTCGTAAGATTATCCGTGTCGCTGCTCTGTAG
- a CDS encoding iron uptake porin, with protein MKQKMCPRLLGLVLPLVVGSLPTQALPDTSVRALAHDAPLVSQVSSVSELTDVDPNSFAFQALKSLVERYGCIEGYPSKVFLGTKTLTRYEFAAGLNACLEKINELIAAGTTDLITKEDLATVARLQDELKGEGTALAGRVDALEGKTKELEANLFSKTTKLDAEVIFLVAGAGAGSPLRTNNLAPTAANTVAGNAQNTIFGVRSRLNFRARNIAVKGDQLRIRINASSGVGAFFQNGNLRVARLDALPTGGNTSGLATAQFDKLFYEFPFLTRDLRITIGPRVESIDYLGTNINTRTEGVNFSLRAFRRNLPISLINTSTPGIAATYKISPVFDLRAAYSAPGGGDSFGFGSGGITGPNQISAELGIRPDSRLDIGLGYYHTVCNATNPFNQEAPSTQNRIFCDSSVGGDTRDPFTGGSATSLGTAVRSVAHDTLNFHFDWDVFPEVALFGRYSFGTATFFGASSINGGGLEYSEFLAGLTFKDPFGQRGNAIGLAVVQPASINNNFTRPGTIPTNTLTVGQTSGTAEYNYGLYYRINLGKGVTITPELYFITNPGSIQNNPTVTVGALRTTFNF; from the coding sequence ATGAAGCAAAAAATGTGCCCCCGCCTTCTAGGGTTGGTCCTTCCCTTGGTCGTCGGTTCGCTCCCCACGCAGGCTTTGCCGGATACCTCCGTCCGCGCCCTTGCGCATGACGCGCCTTTGGTCTCTCAGGTCAGTTCCGTCTCCGAACTCACCGATGTGGACCCCAACAGCTTCGCCTTCCAAGCGCTCAAATCCCTAGTCGAGCGCTACGGCTGCATCGAAGGCTATCCCTCCAAAGTTTTCCTGGGCACCAAAACGCTTACCCGCTACGAGTTTGCGGCTGGCCTCAATGCCTGCCTCGAAAAAATCAACGAACTCATTGCCGCGGGCACCACTGACCTCATCACTAAAGAAGATCTTGCCACCGTCGCCCGTCTCCAAGACGAACTCAAGGGCGAAGGCACGGCCCTGGCTGGACGTGTAGATGCCCTGGAGGGTAAGACCAAGGAGCTGGAGGCCAACCTCTTCTCCAAGACCACCAAGCTCGACGCAGAGGTGATTTTTTTAGTAGCGGGTGCTGGAGCGGGTTCTCCCTTGCGGACTAACAACCTTGCTCCAACAGCAGCTAACACGGTCGCTGGTAACGCTCAGAACACAATTTTCGGGGTGCGCTCCCGCTTGAACTTCCGTGCGCGCAACATCGCGGTCAAGGGCGACCAACTGCGCATTCGCATCAATGCTTCCTCGGGCGTGGGCGCATTTTTCCAGAATGGCAACCTGCGGGTGGCGCGTCTGGATGCTCTGCCCACAGGGGGCAATACTTCGGGTCTAGCTACCGCGCAGTTTGACAAGCTTTTTTATGAATTTCCCTTCCTGACCCGCGACCTGCGTATCACGATTGGTCCACGCGTCGAGAGTATCGACTACCTCGGCACCAACATCAATACCCGCACTGAAGGGGTCAACTTCTCGCTCAGGGCTTTCCGGCGTAACCTGCCGATTTCCTTGATCAATACCTCGACGCCGGGAATTGCAGCGACCTACAAAATTAGCCCCGTGTTTGACCTCAGAGCGGCTTACTCGGCTCCGGGGGGCGGGGACTCCTTTGGTTTTGGCAGCGGCGGTATCACCGGCCCGAATCAAATCTCCGCTGAACTGGGTATTCGTCCCGATTCCCGCTTGGATATTGGTCTGGGCTACTATCACACCGTCTGTAATGCCACTAACCCCTTTAACCAGGAAGCCCCCAGCACCCAAAACCGCATTTTCTGCGATTCGAGCGTCGGCGGCGATACCCGCGACCCCTTCACCGGCGGCTCTGCTACTTCTTTGGGTACGGCGGTGCGCTCCGTTGCCCACGACACGCTCAACTTCCACTTCGACTGGGATGTGTTCCCCGAGGTGGCCTTGTTTGGTCGCTACTCCTTCGGGACGGCTACCTTCTTTGGTGCATCCAGCATCAATGGCGGAGGCTTGGAGTATAGCGAGTTTCTGGCGGGTCTGACCTTCAAAGACCCCTTCGGACAGCGCGGCAATGCGATTGGCTTGGCGGTGGTGCAACCGGCGAGCATCAACAATAACTTCACGCGCCCCGGAACTATTCCCACCAACACCCTGACCGTGGGTCAGACATCGGGCACCGCAGAGTACAACTACGGTCTGTACTACCGGATCAACCTGGGCAAAGGTGTGACGATCACGCCAGAGCTGTACTTCATCACCAATCCGGGTTCGATCCAGAACAACCCGACCGTGACGGTGGGTGCTCTGCGCACCACATTCAATTTCTAA
- a CDS encoding P-II family nitrogen regulator → MKKIEAIIRPFKLDEVKVALVNTGVIGMTVSEVRGFGRQKGQTERYRGSEYTVEFLQKLKIEVVVEDAQVDLVVDKILAVARTGEIGDGKVFVTPVESVIRIRTGERDLEAL, encoded by the coding sequence TTGAAGAAAATTGAAGCCATCATCCGCCCATTCAAACTCGACGAAGTCAAGGTAGCCCTAGTCAATACCGGGGTGATCGGAATGACGGTGAGTGAGGTGCGTGGTTTTGGTCGTCAGAAGGGACAAACGGAGCGCTACCGGGGTTCGGAATATACCGTGGAGTTTCTGCAAAAACTCAAGATTGAGGTGGTGGTCGAGGACGCTCAGGTGGACTTAGTCGTGGATAAAATCCTGGCAGTGGCCCGCACCGGAGAAATTGGTGATGGCAAGGTCTTTGTCACGCCGGTGGAGAGCGTCATCCGAATCCGCACGGGCGAGCGCGACCTTGAAGCGCTCTGA
- a CDS encoding alpha/beta fold hydrolase gives MNFWTWRGYKIAYTGAGNDGPPLVLIHGFGANLGHWRKNIPDLSQEHRVFALDLLGFGASVKPADGVYTFETWGEQVADFIAQVVNAPALVVGNSIGAIVALQAAVLRPELVQGITLINCSLRLLHRTKRQSLPWLRRVGAPVLQSLLSWEPLGRFFFEQLRQPQTVKKILLQAYGDPKAVTDELVDLLIAPSLDPGAWSVFLAFIRYDTGPLAEELLPQLTCPVQILWGEQDPWEPVALGREYTRFSCVRQFVALPGAGHCPQDEVPEQINPLVRRWLEACFKDSVDSVARN, from the coding sequence GTGAATTTCTGGACCTGGCGTGGTTACAAAATTGCCTATACTGGTGCGGGGAATGATGGCCCCCCGCTCGTCCTAATCCATGGTTTTGGGGCTAATCTTGGACACTGGCGCAAGAATATCCCAGACCTCAGCCAGGAGCACCGGGTTTTTGCCCTGGATCTGCTTGGTTTTGGAGCTTCTGTCAAGCCTGCTGACGGAGTCTATACCTTTGAAACCTGGGGAGAACAGGTAGCCGATTTTATTGCTCAAGTTGTAAACGCTCCCGCTCTAGTTGTAGGAAATTCCATTGGAGCCATCGTTGCCCTACAAGCAGCCGTGCTGCGACCCGAACTGGTGCAGGGGATAACCCTAATCAACTGTTCCTTACGCCTACTCCACCGCACCAAACGTCAGAGCCTACCCTGGCTACGGCGGGTCGGGGCTCCTGTTCTCCAAAGTCTCCTATCTTGGGAACCCTTGGGCCGATTTTTCTTTGAGCAACTACGGCAGCCTCAGACGGTCAAGAAGATTTTGCTCCAAGCCTACGGCGACCCAAAAGCAGTTACAGACGAACTGGTAGATCTTTTGATCGCACCTAGCCTTGATCCGGGAGCTTGGAGCGTTTTTCTGGCCTTCATCCGCTATGACACAGGCCCTCTGGCCGAAGAGCTGCTCCCCCAACTCACCTGCCCGGTGCAGATCCTCTGGGGAGAACAAGACCCCTGGGAGCCCGTAGCTTTAGGCCGTGAATACACCCGCTTTTCCTGTGTGCGCCAATTCGTAGCTCTTCCAGGCGCGGGCCACTGTCCCCAAGATGAAGTCCCGGAACAAATCAATCCTCTGGTGCGTCGATGGCTGGAGGCTTGTTTCAAAGACTCTGTGGACTCTGTAGCAAGGAATTAA
- a CDS encoding phosphoglucomutase/phosphomannomutase family protein — MALPTTGQIVFGTDGWRGIIADDFTYPNVRRVTYAIARYLEGAYSRECPVLIAYDTRFAADAFAQAAAEILASLGWQVLMTDRDCPTPVIAYHARLKHSAGALMFTASHNPAPYCGIKYIPDYAGPATPEITDQIVANLLTATDEKPASFPASAITRFDPRPEYLDYVLSKIDGDKIRATHLKAVYDALYSTSRGYLDECLTRLGVEVTALHTWRDVLFGGGMPEPKGEQLHELMERVVSEGATLGLATDGDSDRFGVVDERGEMLTPNTVLLVLARHLFKNKHQRGAIVRTVATTHLLDNLALQYGLELIETPVGFKYVGQKMREIPVLIGGEESGGLSVLGHIPEKDGVLADLLMVEVVATEGKPLSQIVTQTIAEAGGPVYSRRLDLHLTPEHKDAVLAHYKKEAPTEVAGVLVKQVGRKDGLKLYLEDSSWVLLRPSGTEPLVRVYLEAGSAERLEQLAAAMEGQINGLA, encoded by the coding sequence ATGGCACTTCCCACAACTGGACAAATTGTTTTTGGCACTGATGGCTGGCGCGGGATCATCGCGGATGATTTCACCTACCCCAATGTGCGCCGTGTGACCTACGCTATCGCGCGCTATTTGGAGGGAGCGTACTCCCGTGAATGCCCGGTCCTGATTGCCTACGACACGCGCTTTGCCGCTGATGCCTTTGCACAGGCTGCCGCTGAGATCCTTGCCAGTCTGGGTTGGCAGGTCTTGATGACCGACCGCGACTGCCCCACCCCGGTCATTGCTTACCATGCCCGCCTCAAGCACTCTGCTGGGGCGTTGATGTTTACGGCAAGCCACAACCCCGCGCCTTATTGCGGTATCAAGTACATCCCCGACTACGCCGGTCCCGCCACCCCGGAGATCACCGACCAAATCGTAGCCAACCTCCTCACCGCGACGGACGAAAAGCCTGCTTCCTTCCCGGCATCGGCTATCACGCGCTTTGACCCGCGCCCGGAATATTTGGACTATGTCTTGAGCAAAATTGACGGAGACAAAATTCGAGCTACACACCTCAAGGCTGTCTACGACGCGCTGTACAGCACTTCGCGGGGCTATCTGGATGAATGCCTGACCCGCCTAGGGGTGGAGGTGACCGCCCTCCATACGTGGCGCGATGTCCTGTTTGGGGGCGGAATGCCTGAGCCGAAGGGAGAACAATTGCACGAGTTGATGGAGCGGGTGGTATCTGAAGGGGCTACTTTGGGGCTGGCGACGGATGGAGATTCTGACCGCTTCGGGGTGGTGGATGAGCGCGGTGAGATGCTGACTCCCAACACAGTTCTGCTTGTTCTTGCGCGCCACCTTTTTAAAAATAAGCATCAGCGGGGGGCGATTGTGCGCACAGTGGCGACAACCCATCTGCTAGACAATTTGGCGCTTCAGTATGGGCTTGAATTGATTGAGACGCCGGTTGGCTTTAAGTATGTGGGCCAAAAGATGCGTGAGATTCCGGTTCTCATCGGTGGGGAGGAGTCTGGAGGGCTGAGTGTCCTCGGGCACATTCCTGAAAAAGATGGTGTTCTGGCAGACTTGCTGATGGTGGAAGTGGTGGCGACGGAGGGCAAGCCGCTTAGTCAGATTGTGACGCAGACTATCGCTGAAGCGGGTGGTCCAGTCTATAGTCGCCGTCTCGATTTGCACCTTACTCCAGAGCACAAAGACGCTGTTCTTGCTCACTACAAAAAAGAAGCGCCTACTGAGGTAGCTGGGGTTCTGGTTAAACAGGTGGGGCGTAAGGATGGGCTCAAGCTTTACCTGGAAGATAGTTCTTGGGTCCTCCTTCGCCCTTCTGGTACGGAACCCCTGGTCCGGGTTTACCTGGAGGCTGGGAGTGCTGAGCGGTTAGAGCAGTTAGCAGCGGCGATGGAAGGGCAGATTAACGGTCTAGCTTAG
- a CDS encoding type II toxin-antitoxin system RelE/ParE family toxin gives MGVFRLTELAKADLRAIGRYTQQTWGRDQRNSYLARLDKSFQRLAEEPERGRPYDEIRAGYRKYHVGRHLIFYREAQDSIEIVRILHDRMDIETHLSDD, from the coding sequence ATGGGGGTTTTTCGCCTTACTGAGCTTGCAAAAGCTGATTTAAGGGCCATTGGCCGCTATACTCAGCAGACTTGGGGGCGGGACCAAAGGAATAGCTATCTGGCGCGGCTCGACAAAAGTTTTCAGCGTTTAGCTGAGGAGCCGGAACGCGGACGTCCCTATGATGAAATTCGCGCTGGGTACCGCAAGTATCATGTCGGGCGTCACCTGATTTTTTATCGTGAAGCCCAAGACAGTATAGAGATTGTCCGCATTTTACATGACCGTATGGATATAGAGACTCATCTCAGCGATGACTGA
- a CDS encoding type II toxin-antitoxin system ParD family antitoxin → MQKNTSVTLGEHFETFIAVQIQAGRFASASEVIRAGLRLLEEQEMKVQALRRALQEGEESGLAEYSLQGLLHELDAVAPSQEQT, encoded by the coding sequence ATGCAAAAAAACACTAGCGTGACTCTAGGTGAGCATTTCGAGACGTTTATCGCCGTACAGATCCAGGCCGGACGCTTTGCCTCAGCCAGTGAAGTGATTAGAGCAGGATTGCGACTGCTGGAAGAGCAGGAAATGAAGGTGCAGGCGCTGCGACGTGCCTTACAGGAAGGCGAAGAGAGTGGATTAGCCGAATATTCCTTACAAGGATTACTACACGAACTTGATGCTGTCGCTCCAAGCCAAGAACAAACATAA